In the Danio rerio strain Tuebingen ecotype United States chromosome 8, GRCz12tu, whole genome shotgun sequence genome, one interval contains:
- the mmp11a gene encoding stromelysin-3 produces MRVSGLLACAFALHVLLTARCLPLHGGQGLAKHKESPGLSYIPHLHSEKRRGRVPHPQDTFKPPAWPKEEPHINTPLRNSSRATGPKRCGVPDYPEQRDVHLRQKRYVLFGGRWPKTDLTYKIQRFPWQMREDKVRRIFQEALKVWSDVTPLTFTEVVNQEADIVIDFTRYWHGDNLPFDGPGGILAHAFFPRTHREGDIHFDYDESWTVGNELGTDLLQVAAHEFGHVLGLQHSLVPGAIMSPFYSFSYPLKLSEDDKKGIQYLYGPPVRAQPQIPAETNDIPSAFPPDACHTDFDAVSIIRGELFFFKASYAWRIRDGRLQAGYPALASRHWSGIPQKIDAAYEDKKGNIWFFEGSNYWVFDAEHRIKGPDSLLSLGLRVSNIQAALRVKEHHSQHTYFFKSGNYWRLDPQENRVDTSAPRRIQQDWWGVPEEIDAAFQEASGFVVFISRRQYWKFDPVQRKVLEGYPRYIGADFFGCNMP; encoded by the exons GGTTTGTCATATATTCCTCATTTGCACTCTGAGAAGAGGAGAGGCAGAGTCCCTCACCCACAGGACACCTTCAAACCTCCAGCATGGCCGAAAGAAGAGCCACATATCAACACACCACTCAGGAACAGCTCCAGGGCCACTGGTCCTAAACGTTGTGGCGTGCCAGACTATCCCGAACAGAGAGATGTGCATCTCCGCCAGAAACGATATGTGCTCTTTGGAGGACGCTGGCCAAAAACTGACCTCACCTACAA AATCCAGCGCTTTCCATGGCAGATGCGTGAGGATAAAGTGAGGCGGATTTTCCAAGAGGCTCTGAAGGTCTGGAGTGATGTCACGCCCCTCACCTTTACTGAGGTCGTCAACCAGGAGGCCGACATCGTCATTGACTTTACaag GTACTGGCATGGTGATAATTTGCCTTTCGATGGCCCTGGTGGGATCCTGGCTCATGCGTTTTTCCCGAGGACACATCGAGAAGGAGACATTCATTTTGATTACGACGAGTCTTGGACAGTTGGGAATGAACTTG GAACGGATCTTCTTCAGGTGGCAGCCCATGAGTTTGGTCACGTACTGGGTCTACAGCACTCTCTGGTGCCTGGAGCCATCATGTCCCCATTTTACAGCTTCTCCTATCCTCTCAAGCTCAGCGAGGATGACAAGAAGGGGATCCAGTACCTGTACGGACCCCCAGTGCGAGCTCAGCCACAAATCCCAGCAGAAACCAATGACATTCCCAGTGCATTCCCA CCTGACGCTTGTCACACAGATTTCGATGCTGTGTCTATAATCCGTGGGGAATTGTTCTTCTTCAAGGCCAGCTATGCGTGGCGCATCAGGGATGGCCGTCTGCAGGCCGGATACCCTGCGCTGGCCTCCCGACACTGGAGTGGCATTCCACAGAAAATAGACGCCGCCTATGAAGACAAAAAGGGCAATATCTGGTTCTTTGAAG GTTCCAACTACTGGGTGTTTGATGCCGAGCACAGGATTAAAGGACCAGACTCTCTACTATCTTTAGGCCTCCGTGTCTCAAACATTCAGGCCGCGCTGCGTGTAAAGGAGCACCACAGCCAGCACACATACTTCTTCAAGTCTGGAAACTACTGGCGTTTGGATCCTCAAGAGAACCGAGTGGACACGTCTGCCCCCCGGCGGATCCAGCAAGACTGGTGGGGTGTTCCTGAGGAGATTGATGCTGCCTTCCAGGAGGCCAGCG GCTTTGTGGTCTTCATCAGCCGCCGGCAGTACTGGAAGTTTGACCCAGTTCAGCGGAAGGTTTTGGAAGGTTATCCACGCTACATCGGTGCTGACTTCTTCGGATGTAACATGCCATAA